In Pseudomonas glycinae, the DNA window GACCTGGAGAACCAGCTCGAACTCAAACGTGAGGAGGAAATCACCCTCAAGGAGCAGTTCGCGAGCAAGGCGCGCATGGCGGCCAATCTGGAGCTGTACACCCAGCAGATGAAGGAGATGGAAAACTCGTTCGGTGTGTTGTTGCGGCAATTGCCCAGTGATACCGAAGTGCCGGGGTTGCTGGAAGACATCACGCGCACCGGGCTGGGCAGCGGTCTTGAATTCGAAGAGATCAAACTGCTGCCGGAGGTCACCCAGCAGTTCTACATCGAGCTGCCCATCCAGATCACCGTGACCGGGGCCTATCACGACCTTGCCACCTTCGTCAGCGGCGTGGCCGGGCTGCCACGGATCGTCACTCTGCACGATTTCGAGTTGGCGCCGGCCAATCCCGAAGGCGGGCCGAAGTTGCGCATGAGCATTCTCGCCAAGACCTACCGCTACAACGACAAGGGGCTGCAGAAATGAGCCCGATCCGTTTTATCGCCTTGTCGGCATTGTTATTGATGCTCGGTGGCTGTGGCGGCGATGACTTCAGTGACCTCGACGCCTACATGAATGAAGTGCGCCTGCGTCCGCCGGGCAAGATCGAGCCGACTCCGACCTTCCGCTCCTACCCGACGTTCACCTACAGCGCCGCCAATCTGCGCAGTCCGTTTTCGCGCCAGTTGCGGGTCGATCTGGCCGGGCAGAAACACGGTTCGCGCGACGTGAAACCCGATCCCAACCGGGTCAAGCAATACCTCGAAGGTTTCAACATCGAGCAGTTTGAAATGGTCGGCACGATTGCCAACGCCTCCGGTTCCTTCGCCCTGCTGCGAGGCGCGGGCGGGGTCCATCGGCTTAAGGTCGGCGACTATCTGGGGCGCAACGACGGGCGCATCGTCGCCATCAGCGCTTCACAGGTCGAAGTGGTGGAGATCGTTCCGGATGGCCAGGGCGCTTGGCTTGAGCGGCCGCGCACCATTCCTTTGAAAGAGCATTCATAAGTGGAAGTCGAACAATGAACAGGATTTTCTCCACCCTCGGTTTCTCGCTATGGATAGCGCTGCTTTCGCCGATGGTACAGGCAGCCAATCTGAAGGCGCTGGACGTCGCGGCACTGCCGGGCGACCGGGTCGAGTTGAAGCTGTCGTTCGACGGCCCGCCTCCGCAGCCCAAGGGCTACACCACCGACTCGCCGGCACGGATCGCCCTCGATCTGCCGGGTGTTGCCAATCAGCTGGCGAGCAAGACCCGTGACCTGGGCAGCGGCAATGCCCGCACGGCCACGGTGGTCGAGGCCAATAACCGGACGCGGCTGATCATCAGCCTGACGCAACTGGCGCCTTACGACACCCGGGTCGAAGGCAATACGGTGTTTGTGGTGGTCGGGCAGGGCAGCAAAACCGCTGCTCCGCGTACGGCGGCTCGTGCACCGCGTGCGGCACCGGCGGCGCCGGTCCGCACGTATTCGCCGACCGCCAGGGCCATTCGCGGCGTGGATTTCCAGCGTGGCACGGCGGGTGAGGGCAATGTGGTCATCGACTTGTCCGACCCGGCTATCGCCCCGGACATTCAGGAACACGACGGCAAGATCATCCTCAATTTCGCGCGTACCCAATTGCCCGAGCCGCTGCGGGTGCGCCTCGACGTCAAGGATTTCGCCACCCCGGTGCAGTTCGTCAATGCCGGTGTCAGCGGTGATCGGGCGACGATCACCGTCGAACCCAGCGGTACGTTCGACTATTCCACTTACCAGACCGACAACAAGCTGACCGTCAGCATCCGGCCGTTGACCGTCGATGACCTGCAAAAGCGCAACGCCGACCGCAACAGCTATAACGGCGAAAAGCTCTCTCTCAACTTCCAGGACATCGATGTGCGTTCGGTGCTGCAACTGATCGCCGACTTCACCAACCTCAATCTGGTGGCCAGCGATACGGTGCAGGGCGGGATCACCTTGCGCCTGCAAAACGTGCCGTGGGATCAGGCGCTGGATCTGGTGCTCAAGACCAAAGGCCTGGACAAGCGCAAGGTCGGCAACGTGTTGCTGGTGGCGCCGGCCGATGAAATCGCTGCGCGCGAGCGGCAGGAGCTGGAATCGCAGAAACAGATCGCCGAACTGGCGCCGTTGCGCCGCGAGCTGTTGCAAGTGAACTACGCCAAGGCCGCGGACATCGCCAAGCTGTTCCAGTCGGTCACCAGCGCCGAGGCGAAGGTCGACGAACGGGGTTCGATCACCGTCGATGAGCGGACCAACAACATCATTGCCTACCAGACCCAGGATCGCCTCGACGAACTGCGGCGGATTGTGGCGCAGCTGGATATTCCGGTGCGTCAGGTGATGAT includes these proteins:
- the pilQ gene encoding type IV pilus secretin PilQ, translated to MNRIFSTLGFSLWIALLSPMVQAANLKALDVAALPGDRVELKLSFDGPPPQPKGYTTDSPARIALDLPGVANQLASKTRDLGSGNARTATVVEANNRTRLIISLTQLAPYDTRVEGNTVFVVVGQGSKTAAPRTAARAPRAAPAAPVRTYSPTARAIRGVDFQRGTAGEGNVVIDLSDPAIAPDIQEHDGKIILNFARTQLPEPLRVRLDVKDFATPVQFVNAGVSGDRATITVEPSGTFDYSTYQTDNKLTVSIRPLTVDDLQKRNADRNSYNGEKLSLNFQDIDVRSVLQLIADFTNLNLVASDTVQGGITLRLQNVPWDQALDLVLKTKGLDKRKVGNVLLVAPADEIAARERQELESQKQIAELAPLRRELLQVNYAKAADIAKLFQSVTSAEAKVDERGSITVDERTNNIIAYQTQDRLDELRRIVAQLDIPVRQVMIEARIVEANVDYDKSLGVRWGGSIQNKGNWNTSGVSNGSSTTIGTPGSTSTNSPFVDMGTVNNTSGIGIAFITDNVLLDLELTAMEKTGNGEIVSQPKVVTSDKETAKILKGTEIPYQEASSSGATSVSFKEASLSLEVTPQITPDNRIIMEVKVTKDEPDYLNKVQDVPPIKKNEVNAKVLVNDGETIVIGGVFSNTQSKVVDKVPFLGDVPYLGRLFRRDVVSEKKSELLVFLTPRIMNNQAIAVSR
- the pilO gene encoding type 4a pilus biogenesis protein PilO: MKPSEWLDSLRNVDFNDLDTSNIGSWPPVVKTLAGGLLMVLVLALGYNFFISDLENQLELKREEEITLKEQFASKARMAANLELYTQQMKEMENSFGVLLRQLPSDTEVPGLLEDITRTGLGSGLEFEEIKLLPEVTQQFYIELPIQITVTGAYHDLATFVSGVAGLPRIVTLHDFELAPANPEGGPKLRMSILAKTYRYNDKGLQK
- a CDS encoding pilus assembly protein PilP gives rise to the protein MSPIRFIALSALLLMLGGCGGDDFSDLDAYMNEVRLRPPGKIEPTPTFRSYPTFTYSAANLRSPFSRQLRVDLAGQKHGSRDVKPDPNRVKQYLEGFNIEQFEMVGTIANASGSFALLRGAGGVHRLKVGDYLGRNDGRIVAISASQVEVVEIVPDGQGAWLERPRTIPLKEHS